The Marinobacter subterrani genome has a segment encoding these proteins:
- a CDS encoding sigma-54-dependent transcriptional regulator: protein MTKSLYPTFGVLLVDDEPSFLRSLGIALERSGGITHLHRCQDSRDVMGILARENIGLVTLDLTMPHVGGEELLHQIVEEHPEVGVIVISGLNQVETAVNCIKLGAFDYFVKTDEQDRLIEGIKRAIRLQELRQENQALRRHVLNDTLDHPEVFAPIVTGDKGMRSVFQYLESVAVSREPILVCGESGTGKELIARATHTLSKRPGSLVCVNVAGLDDNMFADTLFGHQRGAFTGAETARAGMIEQAAEGTLFLDEIGDLSMASQVKLLRLLQEGEYYPLGSDRPKQLRARVLVATHQDLATKQAAGEFRKDLYYRLRTHHVRIPPLRHRKQDIPLLLEHFLAKAAEEMGKTRPVVPAELPVLLSNYDFPGNVRELRAMVYDAVGVHRSRMLSMSVFKRAIDFSGSETTRAPVEHRSVFIADEPLPALRDVADLLVQEAMRRADGNQSIASRLLDISQPALSKRMKKLQS from the coding sequence ATGACGAAGAGCCTGTACCCCACGTTTGGTGTGTTGCTGGTGGACGACGAGCCCTCGTTCCTGCGAAGTCTCGGGATTGCGCTGGAACGCAGCGGTGGTATCACCCATCTTCACCGCTGTCAGGATAGCCGTGACGTGATGGGGATACTGGCGCGGGAGAATATCGGTCTTGTCACACTTGATCTGACCATGCCGCACGTTGGTGGTGAGGAACTGCTGCATCAGATTGTTGAGGAACACCCGGAGGTTGGGGTGATCGTCATCAGCGGACTGAATCAGGTAGAAACAGCCGTCAACTGCATCAAGCTCGGCGCTTTCGATTATTTCGTCAAAACTGACGAGCAGGACCGGTTGATCGAAGGTATCAAGCGGGCTATCCGGCTGCAGGAGTTGCGGCAGGAAAACCAGGCGCTACGCCGGCATGTCCTCAACGACACTCTGGATCATCCCGAGGTGTTTGCGCCTATTGTCACGGGGGATAAGGGCATGCGGTCGGTGTTCCAGTATCTGGAATCGGTCGCGGTGAGCCGCGAGCCGATCCTGGTCTGCGGCGAAAGCGGGACTGGCAAGGAGCTGATCGCTCGCGCTACACATACCCTGAGCAAACGCCCGGGATCATTGGTTTGTGTCAATGTCGCCGGGCTTGATGACAACATGTTCGCCGATACGCTGTTTGGCCACCAGCGTGGTGCCTTTACCGGGGCCGAGACGGCGCGCGCCGGCATGATCGAGCAGGCCGCTGAGGGAACCCTGTTCCTCGACGAGATTGGTGATCTTAGTATGGCGTCCCAGGTGAAGCTTCTGCGGCTACTGCAGGAGGGGGAATACTATCCCCTGGGTAGCGACCGGCCAAAACAGCTACGGGCCAGGGTGCTGGTTGCCACCCATCAGGACCTGGCAACGAAGCAGGCAGCAGGGGAATTCCGCAAGGACCTATACTACCGCCTGCGCACCCACCATGTACGGATACCGCCGTTAAGGCACCGCAAGCAGGATATACCGTTGTTGCTGGAGCACTTTCTCGCCAAGGCTGCCGAGGAGATGGGGAAAACCAGACCGGTCGTACCTGCGGAGCTGCCGGTACTTTTGTCCAACTACGACTTCCCCGGGAACGTGCGGGAGTTGCGTGCCATGGTGTATGACGCCGTGGGCGTCCATCGCTCCCGCATGCTGTCGATGTCTGTGTTCAAGCGGGCCATCGATTTCAGTGGTTCGGAAACCACCCGCGCGCCTGTCGAGCACCGCTCTGTTTTCATCGCCGATGAACCATTGCCGGCGCTGCGTGATGTGGCGGATTTGCTGGTGCAGGAGGCAATGAGGCGTGCCGACGGCAATCAGTCCATTGCATCTCGACTGCTGGACATTTCCCAGCCTGCGTTGAGCAAGCGAATGAAAAAACTGCAGTCCTGA
- a CDS encoding LysR family transcriptional regulator: MQDKLHKVTLRQLQIFLVAAETLSFLRAAEILELTPPAVSMQMGSLGEELGAALFEKKGRHIVLTVAGEKLVPYARRITQTLKEASEAIQELQGVERRTVKVAMVTTSRNFGPHLVAKFQADHPEAKLDISIANRRNVIDLLENEQVDLALMGRTPHRIEVDVAPFAKHPYVIIASPNHPLAESRGIEPGQLTGETFLARESGSGTRMVLEHFFEDRGLDMPRIQEMSSNENIKQAVMANMGLAVISKHTFHLELLTGRLVELDVQGMPELRTWYVVHLKDKELSSAAAQFKQFVESEGPAFMAEFFGSGY; the protein is encoded by the coding sequence ATGCAAGACAAACTCCACAAGGTTACCCTGCGCCAACTCCAGATCTTCCTGGTGGCGGCGGAGACACTCAGCTTCCTGCGTGCGGCTGAGATCCTCGAACTGACACCGCCGGCGGTATCGATGCAGATGGGTAGCCTGGGGGAGGAGTTGGGCGCCGCCCTGTTCGAGAAGAAGGGCCGCCATATAGTGCTCACTGTGGCCGGCGAAAAACTGGTGCCCTATGCCCGGCGTATCACTCAGACACTGAAAGAAGCCAGCGAAGCCATACAGGAACTGCAAGGGGTGGAGCGCCGCACGGTGAAGGTGGCCATGGTGACCACGTCGCGCAATTTCGGGCCTCACCTGGTGGCCAAGTTCCAGGCCGATCACCCGGAGGCGAAGCTGGACATCAGTATCGCCAACCGGCGCAATGTGATTGACCTGCTGGAAAATGAACAGGTCGACCTGGCCTTGATGGGCCGAACGCCCCACCGGATCGAAGTAGACGTGGCGCCCTTTGCCAAGCACCCCTATGTCATTATTGCCAGCCCCAACCACCCGCTGGCGGAGAGCCGGGGGATTGAGCCCGGGCAACTGACCGGAGAAACCTTCCTGGCACGGGAGTCCGGGTCTGGCACCCGCATGGTGCTGGAGCATTTCTTCGAGGACAGGGGCCTGGACATGCCCCGCATCCAGGAAATGTCCAGCAACGAGAACATCAAGCAGGCGGTCATGGCCAACATGGGCCTGGCGGTCATTTCCAAGCACACCTTCCACCTGGAACTGCTCACTGGCCGCCTGGTCGAGCTGGACGTCCAGGGCATGCCGGAGCTGCGCACCTGGTACGTGGTCCACTTGAAGGACAAGGAACTGAGTTCGGCCGCTGCCCAGTTCAAGCAGTTCGTGGAAAGCGAAGGGCCGGCGTTTATGGCCGAGTTCTTTGGCAGCGGTTATTGA
- a CDS encoding methylaspartate mutase subunit E — MLPAFSCNLSLTKPPEPRPTPMPFDATLPLENKALSRDAFEQEREQTLGGWPTGADVNFEEGVRYQLDLPPEKRFSEAMRKADETGATLLQPRAGVALLQEQIELLTGLQDVCDVLPTTIDAYTRHNRYQEADVGIARSREAGRSLMNGFPAVNHGLRGCRELVEALSKPVQVRHGTPDARLLAEITLAAGFTSYEGGGICYNIPYAKSVPLARSIRHWQYCDRLVGLYEEAGVRINREPFGPLTGTLVPPFVSHCVMILEGLLALEQGVRCITLGYGQAGNLVQDIAAIRSLRELGEEFFSAAGYEGYQLSTVFHQWMGGFPEEESKAYGVICLGAAAASLAGATKVIVKTPHEAEGVPTLAANRDGLKATRQMINMLSEQVKPTSAEIELETDMIKREVRAVLSKVFELGEGNIAVGTVRAFESGVMDIPFAPAQANAGVLMPVRDDHGALRVLEKGNSPLPDDVLAFHRDKIDERARSEGREASFKMVVDDVNAISDGRLVGRPK; from the coding sequence ATGCTGCCGGCGTTCTCCTGCAACCTGTCACTCACCAAGCCTCCTGAACCGAGACCGACGCCCATGCCCTTTGATGCCACGTTACCACTGGAAAACAAAGCCTTGTCCCGCGACGCCTTCGAGCAGGAACGGGAACAGACCCTGGGTGGCTGGCCCACCGGCGCGGACGTCAACTTTGAGGAGGGGGTGCGCTATCAGCTCGACCTGCCTCCCGAGAAGCGCTTCTCGGAGGCGATGCGCAAGGCGGACGAGACAGGCGCGACCCTGCTGCAGCCACGGGCCGGGGTGGCGCTGCTGCAGGAACAGATCGAACTGCTCACCGGCTTGCAGGATGTGTGCGATGTATTGCCGACCACCATTGATGCGTACACCCGCCACAACCGGTATCAGGAGGCCGATGTCGGTATCGCCCGCTCCAGGGAGGCCGGGCGTTCCCTGATGAACGGCTTCCCCGCGGTCAACCACGGCCTCCGGGGCTGCCGCGAACTGGTCGAGGCCCTGAGCAAACCGGTGCAGGTACGCCACGGCACGCCGGATGCCCGCCTGTTGGCGGAGATCACCCTGGCGGCCGGCTTCACCAGCTACGAAGGTGGTGGTATCTGCTACAACATCCCCTACGCCAAGAGCGTGCCGCTGGCACGAAGCATTCGCCACTGGCAATACTGCGATCGCCTGGTCGGTCTCTACGAAGAGGCCGGGGTGCGCATCAACCGCGAACCCTTCGGGCCGCTGACAGGCACCCTGGTGCCACCGTTCGTGTCCCACTGCGTGATGATCCTGGAAGGCCTGCTGGCGCTGGAACAGGGGGTGCGCTGCATCACCCTCGGTTACGGCCAGGCCGGCAACCTGGTACAGGACATCGCCGCGATCCGTTCCCTGCGGGAACTGGGGGAGGAATTTTTCAGTGCCGCCGGCTATGAGGGCTACCAGCTGTCGACGGTGTTTCACCAGTGGATGGGGGGGTTCCCGGAAGAGGAATCCAAGGCCTATGGGGTGATCTGCCTGGGTGCGGCGGCGGCTTCACTGGCCGGCGCTACCAAGGTCATTGTAAAGACCCCACACGAGGCGGAGGGAGTGCCGACCCTGGCCGCCAACCGGGACGGCCTGAAAGCCACCCGCCAGATGATCAACATGTTGAGCGAGCAGGTCAAACCCACCAGCGCCGAGATCGAACTGGAAACCGATATGATCAAGCGGGAAGTTCGCGCCGTGTTGTCCAAGGTGTTCGAGCTGGGTGAAGGCAATATTGCCGTTGGCACGGTGCGGGCGTTCGAGTCCGGGGTCATGGACATTCCCTTCGCCCCGGCGCAGGCCAACGCCGGCGTGCTGATGCCGGTGCGGGACGACCATGGCGCCCTGCGCGTGCTGGAGAAGGGCAATTCACCGCTGCCGGACGACGTGCTCGCCTTCCACCGCGACAAGATCGACGAACGCGCCCGCTCCGAAGGGCGCGAAGCCAGCTTCAAGATGGTGGTTGACGATGTGAACGCCATCTCCGACGGTCGCCTGGTCGGCCGGCCCAAATAA
- a CDS encoding glutamate mutase L, translating into MIITAIDIGSTWTKGAAFQLDANETLRLLAREARPTTVHNLAEGFFQVRDALDQQAGSGTLVYSSSAKGGLAVAALGLVPDITSEMAKIAAYSAGARLSQVYSYRLTRADILALEQNPPDILLFAGGTDGGNADYLLANADALARSSLDCPIVYAGNRSVRDELAERLQGRDVRFVDNLLPEIGRPNPEPARAALRDLFLDRIVTGKGLDRIVAATGVEPVPTPYAVYEFARLLKAHQPDWDEFMLIDLGGATTDVYSCHAEQPVAGTVHRGLPEPPLKRTVEGDLGMRVSAGAAAVSGRALIDEGLGRAPERLDAFAGHVERISANPGMLPDDATSQQFDAVLAGACLAEACSRHAGRMHEVSTVDGLVNVQTGRDLRGVKRIIGSGGYLASEPQFDPNPWLQRVRLDERSHQILAPQSVQYYRDEHYLVPLLANAARHCPEAAAHAAGVLLQPVTHQAS; encoded by the coding sequence ATGATTATCACCGCTATCGATATCGGTTCAACCTGGACCAAGGGCGCTGCGTTCCAGTTGGATGCCAACGAAACGCTGCGGTTGCTTGCCCGTGAAGCGCGGCCCACCACGGTCCATAACCTGGCGGAAGGTTTTTTCCAGGTGCGCGATGCGCTGGACCAGCAAGCCGGCTCCGGCACCCTGGTGTATTCCTCCTCCGCCAAGGGCGGGCTGGCGGTGGCCGCCCTTGGCCTGGTGCCCGACATCACTTCCGAGATGGCCAAGATTGCGGCCTATTCGGCGGGCGCCCGGTTGAGCCAGGTCTATTCCTATCGCCTGACCCGTGCCGACATCCTGGCACTGGAGCAAAACCCACCGGATATCCTGTTATTCGCCGGGGGCACCGATGGCGGCAATGCCGACTACCTGTTGGCGAACGCCGACGCCCTGGCCAGGTCCAGCCTGGACTGCCCCATTGTCTATGCCGGTAACCGCTCGGTGCGCGACGAGCTGGCGGAACGGTTGCAGGGCCGGGACGTGCGTTTCGTCGACAACCTGCTGCCCGAGATCGGCCGCCCCAATCCGGAACCGGCACGGGCCGCGCTGCGAGACCTGTTCCTGGACCGGATCGTTACCGGCAAAGGCCTGGATCGCATCGTTGCCGCTACCGGCGTCGAGCCTGTACCAACCCCTTACGCGGTCTATGAATTCGCCCGGCTGTTAAAGGCCCATCAGCCCGATTGGGACGAGTTCATGCTGATCGACCTGGGTGGCGCGACCACGGACGTCTACTCCTGCCACGCTGAGCAACCCGTTGCCGGCACCGTGCACCGTGGCCTGCCGGAACCGCCCCTGAAGCGCACCGTCGAGGGCGACCTGGGCATGCGGGTTTCCGCCGGGGCAGCGGCCGTGTCGGGCCGGGCGTTAATTGACGAAGGGCTGGGACGTGCGCCGGAGCGGCTGGACGCCTTTGCCGGGCACGTGGAAAGGATCTCCGCCAATCCGGGGATGCTGCCGGATGACGCCACCAGCCAGCAATTCGACGCCGTACTTGCCGGCGCCTGCCTGGCCGAGGCCTGCAGCCGCCATGCCGGCCGCATGCATGAAGTCAGCACCGTCGATGGATTGGTCAACGTGCAGACCGGCCGGGACCTGAGAGGTGTCAAGCGCATCATCGGTTCGGGCGGTTACTTGGCCAGCGAGCCGCAGTTCGACCCCAACCCCTGGCTGCAACGGGTACGGTTGGACGAGCGCAGCCACCAGATACTGGCGCCCCAGTCCGTCCAGTACTACCGCGACGAGCACTACCTGGTTCCGTTGCTGGCCAACGCCGCCCGCCATTGTCCAGAGGCGGCGGCCCATGCTGCCGGCGTTCTCCTGCAACCTGTCACTCACCAAGCCTCCTGA
- a CDS encoding CaiB/BaiF CoA transferase family protein has product MINEHPDNNRSPQPYEGLLVVTIEQAVAAPLCSCHFAEGGARVIKIERSGGDFARKYDSVVKGESSYFVWANHGKESLQLDIKDPNDASLLHNILARADVFIQNLAPGAIGRAGFDTDELRARYPRLITCDISGYGESGDYRDMKAYDFLVQCESGLVAINGSPKGHGRIGVSICDIGAGMNAIIGIQRALFQRERSGLGSGVKVSLFDTAADWMTVPLMHTVYGGKAPQRVGLHHPSIAPYGGYETRDGEILAISIQNEREWLRFCSEVLQQPEVATDERFNQAEARVRNRAELDTYIEAVFSARTRQELEQTLKSADIAYGAVNSVETFAQHPQLRYRSVTLPDGAEAELVAPPIRTSDDAGTNSYRPVPAFGQHSHIIREEFAEQPSFRRATS; this is encoded by the coding sequence ATGATTAACGAACACCCTGACAACAACCGTTCGCCCCAGCCCTACGAGGGCCTGTTGGTGGTCACCATCGAGCAGGCCGTGGCGGCACCGCTGTGTTCCTGCCATTTTGCCGAAGGCGGGGCGCGGGTGATCAAGATCGAACGCAGCGGTGGCGATTTCGCACGCAAGTACGACAGTGTGGTGAAGGGGGAATCCTCCTATTTCGTGTGGGCGAACCACGGCAAGGAATCCCTGCAACTGGACATCAAGGACCCGAACGACGCCAGCCTGTTGCACAACATCCTGGCCAGGGCCGACGTCTTTATCCAGAACCTGGCTCCCGGCGCCATCGGCCGTGCCGGTTTCGACACCGACGAACTGCGCGCCCGCTATCCCCGACTGATCACCTGCGACATCAGTGGCTATGGTGAGAGCGGCGACTACCGCGACATGAAAGCCTACGACTTCCTGGTGCAGTGTGAGAGTGGCCTGGTGGCCATCAACGGCTCCCCCAAGGGCCATGGCCGCATTGGCGTATCCATCTGTGACATCGGCGCCGGTATGAACGCGATCATCGGCATCCAGCGGGCGCTGTTTCAGCGCGAGCGCAGCGGCCTGGGCTCGGGAGTGAAGGTTTCGCTGTTCGACACCGCGGCGGACTGGATGACAGTACCGCTGATGCATACGGTCTATGGTGGTAAGGCGCCGCAACGGGTGGGCCTGCACCATCCGTCCATCGCCCCCTATGGCGGCTATGAGACCCGGGATGGGGAGATATTGGCGATTTCCATCCAGAACGAACGGGAGTGGCTGCGCTTCTGCAGCGAGGTGCTGCAACAGCCAGAGGTAGCGACCGACGAACGCTTCAACCAGGCCGAGGCGCGGGTACGCAACCGCGCCGAACTGGACACCTACATCGAGGCGGTGTTCTCAGCCCGCACGCGCCAGGAACTGGAGCAGACCCTGAAGAGCGCCGACATCGCCTACGGCGCGGTCAACTCGGTGGAAACCTTCGCGCAGCACCCCCAGCTGCGCTACCGTTCGGTCACCTTGCCGGACGGCGCCGAGGCTGAACTGGTCGCACCGCCGATCCGTACCTCGGATGACGCCGGGACTAACAGCTACCGCCCGGTACCAGCGTTCGGCCAGCACAGTCATATCATCCGTGAGGAGTTCGCGGAGCAGCCATCATTCCGGAGAGCCACGTCATGA
- a CDS encoding transporter substrate-binding domain-containing protein encodes MSIEAAPPERSKLQVIVGGDHYHPPYEYIDENGEPAGYNVELTRAIAEVMGINVKIELGEWSEMRKKLVDGEIDVLQGMSYSDERAKVFDFSPPHAIVHQSIFARRGDPVVDVSGLKDKEVVVQRGDIMEDYLIEHQVGAKLIPVDTHADALRLLSSGKGDYALVANLPALYLTRQLGLTNIVPVARPFSLSYGYAVRNGQSDLLAQFSEGLAILKNTGRYQEIYDKWLGPLKEAGSIPWKLIGQVGAAVSGTLLLVLGSIVIWNRTLQREVDSRSRSLREHQQQLIQADKMASLGVLVSGVAHEINNPSSLLLLNLPVLQEAYADCLDILDAHYREHGDFMLGGLEYSRMRDEIPLMLEEMLEGSRRIKRIVGDLKDFSRHGSKDLSEIPDFNAVVVTAIRLVDTSIRKATWHFEVEYGADLPAVRGNVQRIEQVVINLIVNACQALENPQQGIFLRTYTDTDKMGRPQVLLEVRDQGCGMDPDVIGRLTDPFFTTKRESGGTGLGLSVSAGIVNEHRGRLTFDSKVGEGTTVRLALPALQPARQTD; translated from the coding sequence TTGTCGATTGAGGCAGCCCCGCCTGAGCGCAGCAAGTTGCAGGTCATTGTGGGCGGAGACCACTATCATCCTCCCTATGAGTATATCGACGAGAACGGCGAGCCCGCTGGCTACAATGTTGAGCTGACCCGGGCGATTGCCGAGGTCATGGGGATTAACGTCAAGATCGAACTTGGCGAGTGGTCCGAGATGCGTAAAAAGCTTGTCGACGGCGAGATTGATGTGCTTCAGGGGATGTCGTATTCCGATGAGCGCGCCAAGGTCTTCGACTTCTCCCCACCCCATGCGATTGTGCATCAATCAATCTTTGCCCGACGTGGCGATCCGGTTGTTGATGTGAGCGGCCTGAAGGACAAGGAGGTCGTGGTGCAGCGCGGTGACATCATGGAGGATTACCTGATTGAGCATCAGGTCGGCGCCAAGCTGATTCCCGTCGATACCCATGCCGATGCGCTGCGCTTGCTGTCTTCCGGAAAGGGAGACTATGCGCTGGTTGCCAACCTGCCGGCGCTCTACCTGACTCGGCAACTGGGATTGACTAACATTGTGCCAGTGGCGAGACCCTTCTCGTTGTCATACGGCTACGCTGTCCGGAACGGCCAGTCCGACCTGCTGGCCCAGTTTTCCGAGGGGCTGGCGATTCTCAAGAATACCGGCCGTTATCAGGAGATTTACGACAAGTGGCTGGGGCCGCTTAAAGAGGCTGGCAGTATTCCATGGAAGCTGATCGGCCAGGTCGGCGCGGCGGTGTCTGGTACACTGCTGTTGGTTCTGGGCAGTATTGTGATCTGGAACCGGACATTACAGCGGGAAGTGGACAGCCGTTCCAGGTCTTTACGTGAGCATCAGCAGCAACTGATCCAGGCCGACAAGATGGCGTCGCTGGGTGTCCTGGTTTCCGGTGTGGCCCATGAGATCAACAATCCAAGCAGCCTCCTGCTGCTTAACCTGCCGGTGTTGCAGGAGGCCTACGCGGATTGCCTGGACATACTGGATGCTCACTATCGCGAGCATGGAGACTTCATGCTTGGAGGTCTCGAGTACTCGCGTATGCGGGATGAGATTCCCCTTATGCTCGAGGAAATGCTGGAAGGCAGCCGCCGTATCAAACGCATTGTTGGCGACCTCAAGGACTTCTCTCGCCATGGCAGTAAGGACCTGAGCGAGATCCCGGATTTCAACGCAGTCGTTGTGACGGCAATCCGCTTGGTGGACACCTCAATCCGCAAAGCAACCTGGCATTTCGAGGTTGAATACGGTGCCGATCTTCCGGCTGTCAGGGGCAACGTCCAGCGGATCGAGCAGGTAGTGATCAACCTTATCGTGAATGCCTGCCAGGCGCTGGAAAACCCGCAGCAGGGTATATTTCTAAGAACCTATACTGACACTGATAAAATGGGGCGGCCCCAGGTATTGCTGGAGGTCAGGGATCAGGGCTGTGGTATGGACCCCGACGTCATCGGCCGTCTGACCGATCCGTTTTTTACCACCAAACGCGAGAGTGGCGGTACGGGGCTCGGGCTGTCGGTGTCGGCCGGTATCGTGAATGAACACCGGGGGCGGCTGACCTTCGATTCCAAAGTGGGCGAGGGAACCACCGTTCGGCTGGCCCTGCCAGCACTGCAGCCCGCACGACAGACTGATTGA
- a CDS encoding methylaspartate ammonia-lyase — MKIKNAYFVGGLSSFYFDDQQAIKDGAGLDGFTYQGAAVTSGFQAIRQAGECVSVMLELDDGSIALGDCAAVQYSGAAGRDPLFRADAFVPFMETHLRPLLTGMDVRRFDVNARYIDGLVIDGKPLHTAIRYGVSQALLDAAALARRCLKTEVICREYELPVVAEAVPLFGQSGDDRYGAVDKMVLKKADVLPHGLINNIPDKLGDQGGRLIEYVDWLVHRIRHLSQGNDYRPDLHIDVYGTVGMIFNQDPTLIADYLARLGDVAGELPLCIEGPVDAGGKGAQIEALGGIRQRLDALGANIRIVADEWCNTYQDVVDFADAQCCHMVQIKTPDLGSVHNVVDAVLHCNRRGVQAYQGGTCNETDISARTCVHLALAARPMRMLVKPGMGFDEGMTVVGNEMHRSVALLKTRQHPERG; from the coding sequence ATGAAAATCAAGAATGCCTATTTCGTCGGGGGCCTGTCCTCTTTCTATTTCGACGACCAGCAGGCCATCAAGGACGGCGCCGGCCTGGACGGTTTCACTTACCAGGGGGCGGCGGTGACTTCCGGCTTCCAGGCCATCCGCCAGGCCGGCGAGTGCGTGTCCGTCATGCTGGAGCTGGATGACGGCAGCATCGCCCTTGGCGACTGTGCGGCGGTGCAGTATTCCGGCGCCGCCGGGCGTGATCCCCTGTTCCGGGCGGACGCCTTCGTGCCGTTTATGGAAACCCACCTGCGCCCTCTCCTGACAGGAATGGACGTCCGCCGTTTCGATGTCAACGCCCGCTATATAGACGGCCTGGTTATTGATGGCAAACCGCTTCACACCGCCATTCGTTACGGTGTTTCCCAGGCGTTGCTGGATGCCGCGGCCCTCGCAAGGCGTTGCCTGAAAACCGAAGTGATCTGTCGTGAATACGAACTCCCGGTGGTGGCGGAGGCGGTGCCGCTGTTCGGCCAAAGCGGCGACGACCGCTATGGTGCGGTCGACAAGATGGTGCTGAAAAAAGCCGACGTCCTGCCCCACGGCCTGATCAATAACATTCCGGACAAGCTGGGTGACCAGGGCGGCCGCCTGATCGAATACGTTGACTGGCTGGTGCACCGCATACGGCACCTGAGCCAGGGCAATGATTACCGGCCGGATCTGCACATCGACGTCTACGGTACCGTGGGGATGATCTTCAACCAGGACCCGACGCTGATCGCGGATTACCTGGCCCGGCTCGGTGACGTGGCCGGGGAGCTTCCCCTCTGTATCGAAGGGCCGGTGGACGCGGGTGGCAAGGGCGCCCAGATTGAAGCCCTGGGTGGCATCCGCCAGCGGCTTGATGCCCTTGGCGCCAACATCCGTATCGTCGCGGACGAATGGTGCAACACCTACCAGGACGTGGTCGATTTCGCCGATGCCCAATGCTGCCACATGGTGCAGATCAAAACGCCCGACCTGGGCAGCGTCCACAACGTGGTCGACGCCGTGCTCCACTGCAACCGCAGGGGCGTCCAGGCCTACCAGGGCGGAACCTGCAACGAGACTGACATTTCCGCCCGCACCTGCGTACACCTGGCCCTTGCCGCCCGCCCGATGCGCATGCTGGTCAAGCCCGGCATGGGTTTCGACGAAGGCATGACCGTGGTGGGCAATGAGATGCATCGCAGTGTTGCCCTGCTGAAAACCCGGCAACACCCGGAAAGAGGATAA
- the glmS gene encoding methylaspartate mutase subunit S: protein MNAAAKHYKVVLGVIGSDCHAVGNKIITSVLEQEGIAVVNLGVMVSQDEFIDTAIETGADAILVSSIYGHGEIDCAGFRGRCIERGVGDILLYVGGNLVIGKRPFSEVEALFRDMGFDRVCSPRSDLVDIAATLKDDILERRYAGEPMRITA from the coding sequence ATGAACGCCGCAGCAAAGCACTACAAGGTCGTCCTGGGTGTGATTGGGTCTGATTGTCACGCCGTTGGGAACAAGATCATCACCAGCGTGTTGGAACAGGAAGGCATCGCCGTCGTCAATCTCGGGGTAATGGTCAGCCAGGACGAGTTCATCGACACCGCCATTGAGACAGGGGCCGATGCCATCCTGGTCTCTTCCATCTATGGCCACGGTGAGATTGACTGCGCGGGTTTTCGTGGCCGCTGCATCGAGCGTGGTGTGGGCGACATCCTGCTTTACGTAGGGGGCAACCTGGTCATCGGAAAACGCCCTTTCAGCGAGGTCGAGGCCCTGTTTCGCGATATGGGATTCGATCGCGTCTGTTCACCCCGCTCTGATTTGGTCGACATTGCCGCAACCCTGAAGGACGACATCCTCGAGCGGCGGTATGCCGGGGAGCCAATGCGGATAACGGCATGA
- a CDS encoding HpcH/HpaI aldolase/citrate lyase family protein produces MMSPLPEKLPRWRSVLFVPAQVKRYVDAAHTRGADAVQLDLEDSVPPDGKEAARAGLGAAIAQIGEHPVDVLVRINRDLRNTVRDLECAVVAGVSAISLPKVQGADHLRLIDELMTELERERSLPVGGIRLIAMVETLDALAGMVDIARACPRLAGLTLGSEDLSADGGFEPTPDNLFHPCQRLVFAAKAAGLQAYGFPGSIAEFGDLDAYRQQVQQGRSMGFEGSYCIHPKQVDILNQVFQPTAEEVAQAQRVLAAYEVAMAENRGAATLDGKMIDLPVVQRARMVLGR; encoded by the coding sequence ATGATGAGCCCGTTACCGGAAAAACTGCCACGGTGGCGTTCCGTGCTGTTCGTGCCGGCCCAGGTCAAACGCTACGTTGACGCCGCCCACACCCGGGGTGCGGACGCCGTCCAACTGGACCTGGAAGACAGCGTTCCACCGGATGGCAAGGAAGCCGCTCGGGCCGGGCTCGGTGCGGCCATCGCGCAGATTGGTGAACACCCGGTGGACGTTCTGGTCCGTATCAACCGCGACCTGCGCAACACAGTCCGGGACCTGGAGTGCGCCGTTGTCGCCGGGGTGTCGGCCATTTCCCTGCCCAAAGTGCAGGGCGCCGACCACCTGAGGCTGATCGACGAGCTGATGACCGAACTGGAGCGGGAGCGCAGCCTGCCGGTTGGCGGTATCCGGCTGATCGCCATGGTGGAAACGCTGGACGCGCTGGCTGGCATGGTGGACATCGCCCGTGCCTGCCCTCGCCTGGCTGGCCTGACCCTGGGCAGCGAAGACCTCAGTGCCGACGGCGGTTTCGAACCCACCCCGGACAACCTGTTCCACCCTTGCCAGCGGCTGGTATTCGCTGCTAAGGCGGCAGGTCTACAGGCCTATGGCTTTCCGGGCAGCATTGCGGAGTTTGGGGACTTGGACGCTTATCGCCAGCAGGTACAGCAGGGCCGGTCGATGGGCTTTGAAGGTTCCTACTGCATCCACCCCAAGCAGGTCGACATACTCAACCAGGTGTTCCAGCCTACCGCAGAGGAAGTCGCCCAGGCCCAGCGGGTGCTGGCGGCCTATGAGGTGGCAATGGCCGAGAACCGGGGCGCGGCCACCCTGGATGGCAAGATGATTGACCTGCCAGTGGTGCAGCGGGCACGGATGGTACTGGGCCGTTAG